A genomic segment from Bacillota bacterium encodes:
- a CDS encoding branched-chain amino acid ABC transporter permease, protein MPVRNRDIALNTALIICIALFVWWAQGHLNPYFLRVLNTAAIYVVAAVSYNLINGVTGQFSLGPNAFMALGGFMVALLMLPLPQKEMVYFLQPLMWPFSAFSLPPSMFMLSLIAAGLIAVIGALIIGTPCLRLRGDYLAIATFGFGEIVIVLANNAISLTNGALGIKGIPEYSTLPWTAGWAVATVIIMRNLVNSSYGRAMKAIREDEIAAEAMGIDVFRVKMLAFCVSAFFAGVSGGLLVTLITTVSPSLFMFTMTFNLLIIIVLGGLGSVTGSTITAIIFAFLQEILRSVEAPMNIGPIHIPGITGMRMIVFSVMLILAMLFYRRGLFGQEELSWDGLISFVQNLRGRRGKHEQARA, encoded by the coding sequence GTGCCTGTGAGAAATCGTGATATCGCGCTTAATACGGCATTGATTATATGCATAGCCCTATTCGTATGGTGGGCGCAGGGGCATCTAAACCCATATTTCCTCAGGGTCTTGAATACGGCTGCTATTTATGTGGTGGCTGCTGTAAGCTACAACCTGATAAATGGCGTGACAGGACAATTCTCATTGGGCCCTAATGCATTCATGGCATTGGGCGGATTCATGGTAGCCCTATTGATGTTGCCCCTACCCCAGAAAGAGATGGTCTACTTCCTGCAGCCACTCATGTGGCCGTTTAGCGCATTTTCGCTCCCGCCTTCTATGTTTATGTTATCGCTAATAGCCGCCGGCCTCATTGCAGTAATCGGCGCTTTGATAATCGGCACACCATGCCTGAGGTTGCGGGGCGATTACCTCGCTATCGCCACATTTGGCTTTGGGGAGATAGTGATCGTCTTAGCTAATAATGCCATATCATTGACCAATGGAGCGCTGGGCATAAAGGGCATTCCTGAATATTCAACATTACCCTGGACAGCCGGATGGGCCGTGGCGACGGTGATCATCATGCGGAATCTAGTAAATTCTTCCTATGGCCGCGCGATGAAAGCCATACGAGAAGACGAGATTGCAGCCGAGGCCATGGGAATAGATGTCTTCCGCGTGAAGATGCTGGCTTTCTGCGTAAGTGCCTTTTTTGCAGGAGTGTCAGGCGGCCTGCTTGTCACCCTGATAACCACGGTTTCGCCGAGTCTATTCATGTTTACGATGACGTTCAATCTCCTTATCATCATCGTCCTGGGAGGGCTCGGCAGTGTGACGGGATCTACCATCACGGCCATAATCTTCGCTTTCTTGCAGGAAATTCTCCGGAGCGTGGAGGCCCCCATGAACATTGGACCGATCCATATCCCCGGAATCACAGGAATGCGAATGATAGTCTTCTCCGTCATGCTGATTTTGGCAATGCTATTCTACAGGCGTGGGCTTTTCGGTCAGGAAGAGCTGTCATGGGATGGCCTGATTTCCTTTGTTCAGAACCTCCGGGGAAGGAGGGGGAAACATGAGCAAGCTAGAGCTTGA
- a CDS encoding DedA family protein yields the protein MSDLARTLYDTVIRYGYLALFVATLLEGTGLPGPIQIALFASGYLIIRGDMDPAAAIMVAAMGNVSGNAIGYLLGASGGRAFVRRWGRYLRITENHLEWIDRWFCRYGSLTAFIARIFGIIRTPVIIGAGVARMPIGPFLLFSGIGDLIWATFWIYASMLLGGRLLG from the coding sequence TTGTCTGACCTTGCGCGAACTCTTTATGACACAGTCATACGCTATGGTTACCTGGCGCTTTTCGTCGCTACTCTCCTGGAAGGCACGGGCCTTCCAGGGCCCATTCAAATTGCACTTTTTGCGTCTGGCTATTTGATCATAAGGGGCGATATGGATCCGGCGGCCGCGATCATGGTTGCGGCAATGGGAAATGTGTCAGGCAATGCCATAGGATATCTCCTGGGGGCGAGTGGCGGTAGGGCCTTTGTGCGGAGATGGGGGAGATACTTGAGAATAACAGAGAACCACCTGGAATGGATCGACAGGTGGTTCTGCCGCTATGGCAGTCTGACAGCCTTCATTGCTCGCATCTTCGGCATCATCAGGACTCCCGTCATAATAGGCGCCGGGGTGGCCAGGATGCCCATCGGGCCTTTCCTCCTGTTTTCCGGCATCGGCGATCTCATATGGGCCACCTTCTGGATCTATGCCAGCATGCTGCTGGGCGGGAGACTTCTCGGATGA
- the trxA gene encoding thioredoxin encodes MAHPITLTDANFEAEITNYKGVALVDFWAEWCGPCRMMAPTVDELASDFQGRAKIAKLNVDDNGEIAAAFGIMSIPTLIIFKDGQPVDKLIGVQPKAELSRRIERWLR; translated from the coding sequence ATGGCTCATCCAATCACTCTGACGGATGCTAATTTTGAGGCGGAAATCACAAATTATAAGGGCGTAGCTCTTGTGGACTTCTGGGCAGAATGGTGCGGGCCCTGTAGGATGATGGCCCCTACCGTTGACGAATTGGCCTCGGACTTCCAGGGGAGAGCTAAGATAGCAAAGCTCAATGTCGATGACAATGGCGAAATTGCTGCAGCCTTTGGTATAATGAGCATCCCTACGCTGATCATATTCAAGGATGGACAGCCTGTAGATAAGCTCATAGGTGTGCAGCCAAAGGCAGAACTGAGCCGGAGGATCGAAAGGTGGCTTAGATAA
- a CDS encoding ABC transporter ATP-binding protein, with protein MLELSDLHVYYGGIHALKGVSIRVPAGSVVTLIGANGAGKTTMLKTISGLVRPKSGAIKLHGEDITGEPAQKIVNKGIALVPEGRRIFRNLSVLENLMMGAYQRKDRKAVAEDLEWVFSLFPRLKERRKQKGGTLSGGEQQMLAIGRALMSSPTVLALDEPSLGLAPLLVQEVFEILKQIHDQGKTILLVEQNAKAALKLADYAYVIETGTIPIKGTGQELLENDSVRAAYLGEQ; from the coding sequence ATGCTTGAACTTTCTGATCTCCATGTATATTACGGAGGAATTCACGCCTTAAAAGGCGTCTCCATACGGGTGCCAGCAGGTTCGGTGGTGACATTGATCGGCGCCAATGGGGCTGGCAAGACTACCATGTTGAAGACGATATCCGGTCTCGTTCGCCCTAAGAGCGGCGCGATCAAGCTTCATGGCGAAGACATTACCGGAGAACCGGCTCAAAAGATAGTGAACAAGGGGATCGCGCTGGTGCCAGAGGGAAGGCGAATCTTTCGTAATCTCAGCGTGCTCGAGAACCTTATGATGGGAGCGTATCAGAGGAAGGATCGCAAGGCCGTAGCAGAAGACCTTGAATGGGTATTCTCCCTGTTCCCTCGCCTCAAGGAAAGGAGGAAGCAGAAAGGAGGCACCCTCTCTGGAGGAGAGCAGCAGATGCTCGCCATTGGCAGGGCCCTTATGTCTTCCCCCACAGTGTTGGCACTTGATGAGCCTTCTTTGGGACTTGCGCCCTTATTGGTTCAGGAAGTCTTTGAGATACTGAAGCAAATCCACGATCAGGGCAAGACAATACTCTTGGTGGAGCAAAATGCCAAAGCGGCACTTAAACTGGCGGACTACGCCTACGTAATAGAAACAGGGACTATCCCCATCAAGGGGACCGGCCAGGAACTTCTGGAAAATGATTCTGTAAGGGCCGCGTATTTGGGTGAACAATAG
- a CDS encoding metal-sensitive transcriptional regulator produces the protein MNPRGDTGKEELLKRLKVIKGHVCGIERMIEEEKGCPEVLTQLAAIKASIRKVEEQLLEHYAFQCLSEAAKRKASAPEADDLQREVREVINTIMRFVR, from the coding sequence ATGAATCCAAGAGGAGATACAGGAAAAGAAGAGCTTCTGAAAAGGCTCAAGGTAATAAAGGGGCATGTCTGTGGTATTGAGAGGATGATCGAGGAAGAAAAGGGCTGCCCGGAGGTCTTGACGCAGCTGGCTGCAATCAAGGCATCCATACGAAAGGTTGAGGAACAGTTACTCGAGCATTATGCTTTTCAATGTCTTTCAGAAGCGGCCAAACGGAAGGCGTCAGCGCCTGAAGCTGATGATCTTCAGCGGGAAGTCCGAGAGGTTATCAATACCATAATGCGTTTCGTGAGGTGA
- a CDS encoding ABC transporter ATP-binding protein has product MSKLELDHVTVRFGGLIAVNDLQMSIKEGELVGLIGPNGAGKTTVFNAITGQFPPTSGRIFFEGKDITGLPPHIITTLGIARTFQNVRLFGGLPVIDNVLVSYHPHIRSSFFEAILRSPRYLREETNMRDHAMELLRRIGLDHLARERAGNLPYGQQRRLEIARALATSPKLLLLDEPAAGMNPAETLQLMDFIREIKDEFGLTILLIEHDMKVVMGICERIRVIDYGISIAEGSPSEIQSNARVIQAYLGEEANAYA; this is encoded by the coding sequence ATGAGCAAGCTAGAGCTTGACCATGTAACCGTAAGGTTTGGGGGGCTCATAGCAGTAAACGACTTGCAGATGTCCATTAAAGAAGGGGAGCTTGTAGGCCTCATCGGCCCCAACGGGGCAGGTAAGACGACTGTCTTCAACGCCATAACCGGCCAATTCCCGCCGACCAGCGGCAGGATATTCTTCGAGGGAAAGGATATAACAGGACTTCCACCTCATATTATAACTACCCTCGGAATCGCGCGGACTTTCCAAAATGTGAGGCTTTTTGGCGGCCTCCCGGTGATCGATAACGTGCTTGTTTCGTATCACCCTCATATCAGGTCGTCATTCTTTGAAGCTATTTTACGTTCGCCGCGGTATCTTCGCGAGGAGACAAACATGAGGGATCATGCAATGGAACTCCTCAGGCGGATTGGCCTGGACCATCTCGCCCGCGAACGGGCGGGCAATCTACCTTACGGGCAGCAAAGGCGCCTTGAAATAGCAAGGGCTCTGGCCACATCACCGAAGTTATTGCTCCTCGATGAACCGGCAGCAGGAATGAACCCTGCAGAGACTCTCCAACTCATGGATTTCATCAGGGAAATCAAAGATGAGTTTGGCCTTACCATTTTACTCATCGAGCATGATATGAAAGTTGTAATGGGCATTTGCGAGAGGATACGGGTGATTGATTACGGTATATCTATTGCCGAAGGGTCTCCTAGTGAAATCCAAAGCAACGCCAGAGTTATTCAGGCATATTTAGGAGAGGAGGCCAACGCATATGCTTGA
- a CDS encoding FMN-binding protein, with protein sequence MLKSQNRLLLLLGVILAALALVGAAIISSSASAKYRDGSWYGVTKDPAHSDTVVEVVIKGGKITDVNVIMPTEEYVKGEKYAPALEAYTKIPKAIVEKQSPNVDVVSKATGSSKSYIQAVTMALANAEAKGPLKGGAKWHDGNYVGVVRDPKHGDVIVEVVIRNSKMAEVNVISPTAKQMADYKYAPGKEAYKEIPARILKAQSPDVDIYTGATSSSKKYMDAVRGALKQAE encoded by the coding sequence GTGCTAAAATCGCAAAATCGTCTGCTTCTTCTCCTAGGAGTCATTCTGGCGGCGTTGGCCTTGGTTGGAGCGGCCATCATCAGTTCATCCGCTAGCGCCAAATATCGCGACGGCTCCTGGTATGGGGTAACTAAAGACCCCGCCCATTCCGATACAGTCGTCGAGGTTGTGATAAAGGGCGGGAAAATAACCGATGTCAATGTTATCATGCCCACAGAGGAATATGTCAAGGGTGAAAAATATGCCCCTGCTCTTGAAGCTTATACTAAGATCCCCAAGGCTATTGTGGAGAAGCAATCTCCTAATGTAGATGTTGTTTCAAAGGCAACAGGGAGCTCCAAGAGCTACATCCAGGCCGTCACAATGGCCCTCGCTAATGCCGAAGCCAAAGGCCCTCTCAAGGGTGGGGCAAAATGGCATGACGGAAACTATGTGGGGGTTGTGAGAGACCCCAAGCACGGGGATGTCATCGTAGAAGTGGTGATCAGGAATTCTAAGATGGCTGAGGTCAACGTGATCTCCCCGACCGCGAAACAGATGGCCGATTATAAATATGCGCCTGGCAAAGAAGCGTATAAGGAGATTCCTGCCAGAATACTCAAGGCTCAATCTCCTGACGTAGACATTTATACCGGAGCCACCAGCAGCAGCAAGAAATACATGGATGCAGTACGCGGTGCGCTTAAACAGGCTGAATGA
- a CDS encoding FAD:protein FMN transferase: protein MGVVYAPDAFQLLAAKGGGAGLPQSATKSEFLMGTLVTAKAYGPNARRAVDKAFDRIRQIEQEVSANLEDSEISALNRAAGKTPVRISRDTLILLKEAYRFAEISQGEFDPTVGPLVKLWGIGTEKAHVPQAKDIEKARALIGYRDLVINEKDGTAFLKRPGMAVDLGAVAKGYAGDEVIRIFQEFGISSGYIDLGGNVVVLGSKPEGGPWRVGIQDPRGERGNYVLAIPVIDKSIVTSGDYERYFEKDGVRYHHILDPKTGSPSRSGLISASIVSDKSIDGDALSTTVFLLGPDKGMKLIESLPGIEGVLITSDKRVLISSGLRDEVIWSHGNRAGYKKTSQ from the coding sequence ATGGGCGTCGTGTACGCCCCTGATGCGTTTCAATTATTGGCGGCCAAGGGAGGCGGGGCTGGCTTGCCCCAGTCAGCCACCAAGTCTGAATTCCTCATGGGGACTCTGGTGACCGCCAAAGCTTATGGCCCAAATGCTCGTCGGGCTGTGGATAAGGCATTTGACAGAATAAGGCAGATTGAGCAGGAGGTCAGTGCAAACCTGGAGGATAGTGAGATATCCGCCCTCAACAGGGCGGCGGGCAAGACCCCTGTTCGTATATCAAGGGATACGCTTATACTGCTTAAAGAGGCTTACCGTTTCGCGGAAATAAGCCAGGGTGAGTTTGACCCGACTGTTGGTCCTCTGGTGAAGCTCTGGGGTATCGGTACGGAAAAGGCCCATGTCCCGCAGGCAAAAGACATAGAGAAGGCCCGTGCCCTCATTGGGTATAGAGATCTCGTCATTAATGAAAAGGACGGCACTGCTTTTCTAAAGAGGCCCGGGATGGCGGTTGACCTCGGCGCCGTAGCTAAAGGCTATGCCGGGGATGAAGTCATTAGAATTTTCCAGGAATTTGGAATATCAAGCGGCTACATTGACCTCGGAGGAAATGTTGTAGTCCTGGGCTCGAAACCAGAAGGTGGCCCTTGGAGGGTCGGGATACAGGATCCGCGCGGGGAACGTGGCAATTACGTGCTTGCGATCCCGGTCATAGACAAAAGCATTGTGACATCTGGCGACTATGAGCGGTATTTTGAAAAAGATGGGGTGAGATACCACCATATTCTTGACCCCAAAACAGGATCGCCTTCACGTAGCGGACTTATTAGCGCCAGTATTGTCTCAGACAAGTCCATCGACGGTGATGCGCTATCTACTACCGTCTTCCTTCTGGGGCCAGATAAGGGCATGAAGCTGATAGAAAGCCTCCCGGGGATCGAAGGTGTCCTGATAACCAGTGATAAGAGAGTCCTGATATCGAGCGGCCTAAGAGATGAGGTAATCTGGTCACATGGAAATCGTGCAGGATATAAGAAGACTTCTCAATAA
- a CDS encoding alpha/beta-type small acid-soluble spore protein: protein MPRRNRSLLPQAGAALDKLKYEIANELNIPTNLIQGHYWGNLSSAQCGAVGGHMVRRMIEAAERALVEGTVASVQAGFQSGLAQRPGTVQTVQGTQANLSGIKAQ, encoded by the coding sequence ATGCCTAGGAGGAACCGTTCTTTACTGCCTCAGGCCGGCGCAGCCCTGGATAAACTCAAGTACGAGATAGCCAATGAATTGAATATCCCTACGAATCTCATTCAGGGCCACTATTGGGGTAATCTCTCCTCCGCCCAGTGCGGTGCCGTAGGCGGACATATGGTCCGCAGGATGATAGAGGCGGCTGAGAGGGCGCTAGTAGAAGGCACTGTGGCAAGCGTTCAGGCTGGTTTTCAGAGCGGGTTAGCCCAACGCCCAGGCACAGTACAGACTGTCCAGGGCACGCAGGCTAACCTAAGTGGGATCAAGGCACAGTAA
- a CDS encoding zinc ribbon domain-containing protein — MPTYEYKCEKCGRFEEFQKMSDEPLKSCPKCGGPVKRLISSNIGIIFKGSGFYTTDHRSKEYKEKEKQDNGSSSYSSKSESATSSAAH; from the coding sequence ATGCCCACTTATGAGTATAAATGCGAGAAATGCGGGCGATTTGAGGAGTTTCAAAAGATGAGTGATGAACCCCTCAAGAGCTGTCCGAAGTGCGGAGGACCGGTAAAGCGTTTGATTTCCTCCAATATCGGGATTATATTCAAAGGCTCCGGGTTTTACACCACAGATCATCGCAGCAAGGAGTATAAGGAAAAGGAAAAGCAGGATAATGGCTCAAGCAGCTATTCTAGCAAGTCTGAGAGTGCCACTAGTTCGGCGGCGCATTAA
- a CDS encoding polyprenyl synthetase family protein, with product MQDIRRLLNNPLIKDDISAVNEGLQALAREAPRLLRPSLATLVEAPAKRLRAGLVIISGRFGKYDSNSHILAAEAIEAIHLASLIHDDIIDESPIRRGVPTINASHGAKSAIFAGDYMLARAVKLLSSVFSPRDLFHIGSIVEGLCNGEILQHELRYSPEITEELYLQWVRQKTSSLTALSCWAGARLARLSPRLISALTDYGDSLGVAFQIADDLMDFLSSENETGKPVLNDIRQGVYSLPVIFALDHGNGHELKELLLEGRNTPEALYAAVDMVEKSGGIQYAQDVARSYSEKAIEALQKLPGGPYKDILIDLAIASCRRSS from the coding sequence GTGCAGGATATAAGAAGACTTCTCAATAACCCCCTTATCAAAGACGACATCAGCGCGGTCAATGAGGGACTTCAAGCCTTAGCCCGGGAAGCGCCAAGGCTCCTCAGGCCATCTCTGGCAACACTCGTCGAGGCTCCAGCGAAACGCCTACGGGCGGGCCTTGTGATCATTTCAGGCAGGTTTGGGAAATATGATTCAAATTCGCACATTTTGGCCGCCGAGGCGATTGAAGCCATTCACCTTGCCTCCCTGATCCATGATGATATAATAGATGAATCTCCGATCAGGAGGGGAGTCCCCACCATAAATGCTTCCCATGGGGCCAAGAGCGCGATATTTGCCGGAGACTATATGCTCGCCAGGGCTGTCAAGCTCCTGTCATCAGTCTTCAGCCCAAGGGATCTTTTTCATATCGGCAGTATAGTGGAGGGCCTCTGTAATGGCGAGATATTGCAACATGAGCTCAGGTATAGCCCAGAAATTACAGAAGAGCTTTACCTCCAGTGGGTAAGACAAAAGACATCTTCCCTCACGGCTTTGAGCTGCTGGGCCGGGGCCAGGCTTGCCAGGCTTTCTCCCAGGCTGATATCCGCCCTCACAGATTACGGTGATTCTTTAGGAGTGGCCTTTCAAATTGCGGATGACCTCATGGATTTCTTGTCGTCAGAAAATGAGACAGGGAAGCCTGTACTAAATGATATAAGGCAGGGAGTCTATTCGCTTCCGGTAATATTTGCCCTGGACCATGGAAATGGCCATGAGTTGAAAGAACTGCTCCTGGAAGGCAGGAACACGCCAGAAGCCCTCTATGCTGCCGTGGACATGGTGGAAAAGTCCGGCGGGATCCAGTATGCTCAGGATGTTGCCAGGTCATATTCTGAAAAAGCTATCGAAGCGCTACAGAAGCTCCCGGGCGGGCCCTATAAAGATATACTCATAGATCTTGCAATAGCCTCTTGCAGGCGGAGTTCATAG
- a CDS encoding FAD-dependent oxidoreductase, which translates to MGEEDAKRGPRKILIVGGGYAGVHVAQRLARTLRGDESIDITLINRGPNHTLLTDLHEVAGNRISPEGVEVPLRKVFAKSPVNVVEDHIIRIDPQKKILYSETREYPYDYAILACGSEPAYYNIPGMKENALSLWSYADAVRVRQHIVEMFRTAAKENDAIKRQELLTFVVGGGGFTGVEMIGELADWVPELCREYGLSEFDVTLVLIEALPTILPNLRRSLAERAQRYMRARGITVLTNSPITGVTQEEVILKSGTRIKTHTVIWTGGVQANHDAQEFGFTCHKRGRIKVDEFLKVQGFPDIYAIGDNACFMDEKGELPALVEACLQGADHVAESIASEIKGRPVRRFRPRLHGVMVSIGATYAVADIAGVPLWGIPAMIMKHLVNIHYLLGVGGLWLVSRYLRLEFLNERGTLSPVYSHLNVKTSAIWLVILRLFLGYQWLMSGIDKVRAGFLVSGDKLVSGSSLVPLGPGTPQFYATFMEKVVFPHALFFQVMVTLGELAIGIALIFGLFTALAGLGSIFMNLNFMLSGAGNIWFLISSIPMLGGAGRAFGLDHYIMPILESIWRERISTTASKKAAA; encoded by the coding sequence TTGGGTGAGGAAGATGCAAAGAGAGGTCCAAGGAAGATACTCATTGTCGGGGGCGGATATGCTGGAGTGCATGTTGCTCAGAGGCTGGCAAGGACCCTGAGAGGCGACGAGTCTATAGATATCACCTTGATAAACCGCGGCCCAAATCATACGCTTCTGACAGATTTACATGAGGTGGCGGGCAACAGGATTTCTCCTGAGGGTGTGGAGGTTCCTCTGCGAAAGGTATTTGCCAAAAGCCCTGTAAATGTGGTGGAAGACCATATAATCAGGATTGATCCGCAGAAAAAGATCCTCTATTCTGAGACTCGTGAATATCCATATGACTACGCCATCCTCGCGTGTGGCAGTGAGCCGGCATATTACAATATCCCGGGCATGAAGGAAAATGCCCTGTCGCTATGGTCATATGCAGACGCTGTCAGGGTCAGACAGCATATTGTGGAGATGTTCAGAACCGCGGCTAAGGAGAATGATGCAATCAAACGTCAAGAGCTCCTCACATTTGTGGTTGGCGGAGGCGGATTTACCGGGGTGGAAATGATAGGTGAATTGGCCGATTGGGTTCCTGAACTCTGCCGCGAATACGGGCTGTCTGAATTCGATGTTACCCTTGTCCTGATAGAGGCCTTGCCCACCATATTGCCTAATTTGCGCCGGAGCCTTGCCGAGAGGGCGCAACGGTATATGCGGGCGAGAGGGATAACTGTGCTCACGAATTCTCCTATTACAGGAGTGACGCAGGAGGAGGTTATCTTAAAATCCGGGACAAGGATTAAGACACATACGGTCATTTGGACTGGCGGGGTACAGGCGAATCATGACGCGCAGGAATTTGGATTCACCTGTCACAAGCGTGGCAGGATCAAGGTAGATGAGTTCCTCAAAGTGCAGGGCTTCCCGGATATATACGCGATAGGAGACAATGCTTGTTTCATGGATGAGAAAGGGGAACTGCCTGCTCTTGTCGAGGCATGCCTGCAAGGGGCTGATCACGTAGCTGAGAGCATTGCCTCCGAGATCAAAGGTCGCCCGGTACGTAGGTTCAGACCCAGGCTTCATGGGGTCATGGTATCCATTGGGGCCACCTATGCTGTGGCAGATATAGCAGGCGTCCCGCTTTGGGGTATACCCGCCATGATCATGAAGCATTTGGTAAACATTCATTACCTCCTGGGCGTTGGAGGATTATGGCTCGTGAGCCGGTACCTCAGGCTGGAATTCCTGAATGAAAGGGGAACCTTATCGCCTGTGTATAGTCATCTGAATGTCAAGACTAGTGCCATATGGCTTGTCATCCTGCGTCTCTTCCTGGGCTATCAGTGGCTCATGTCCGGCATCGACAAGGTAAGGGCTGGTTTTTTGGTCTCTGGTGACAAGCTTGTATCAGGGTCGTCTCTTGTGCCGCTTGGGCCCGGAACTCCGCAGTTCTATGCGACTTTCATGGAGAAAGTCGTTTTCCCACATGCATTGTTTTTCCAGGTTATGGTCACCCTGGGTGAGCTTGCAATTGGAATTGCGCTGATTTTCGGACTCTTTACGGCGCTTGCTGGCCTGGGTTCAATATTCATGAACCTCAACTTCATGCTTTCTGGGGCGGGAAACATCTGGTTCCTCATTAGCTCCATCCCCATGCTGGGCGGGGCAGGGCGGGCCTTTGGGCTTGACCATTATATAATGCCTATCCTAGAAAGTATCTGGAGGGAAAGGATCTCTACGACAGCTTCAAAAAAGGCTGCAGCTTAG
- a CDS encoding alpha/beta-type small acid-soluble spore protein, translated as MPCNGGLYKQCFSRGGENVPKGKRKSALSNSKTWLQNLKYEVANELNLPREVVEKDYWGNLTAAQCGAVGGHMVKRMIEAAEAALAEQVAASVKAGFRQGLSGDWVPNSTANSTKALKSNKEDQPKRDK; from the coding sequence ATGCCGTGCAACGGGGGATTATATAAGCAGTGTTTCAGTCGGGGGGGCGAGAATGTGCCGAAAGGTAAAAGGAAATCTGCTCTTTCTAATTCCAAGACATGGCTTCAGAACCTAAAATATGAAGTGGCAAATGAACTCAATCTTCCACGGGAAGTGGTAGAAAAGGACTATTGGGGCAACCTCACCGCTGCCCAATGTGGCGCGGTGGGTGGGCACATGGTAAAGCGAATGATAGAGGCGGCTGAAGCAGCCCTGGCGGAACAGGTTGCGGCCAGCGTAAAGGCTGGTTTTCGACAAGGCCTGTCAGGAGATTGGGTGCCGAATTCCACGGCGAACTCGACGAAGGCTTTGAAATCAAACAAGGAAGACCAGCCGAAACGTGATAAATAA
- a CDS encoding branched-chain amino acid ABC transporter permease: protein MTLSIFVQQLLNGISLGGLYGLIAIGYTMVYGILRLINFAHGDVFMLATYFAYYLVGIYMLPWWLGIALTILLTALVGVSIDRVAYRPLRNAPRISALITAVGVSFLIENGGIVVLGARPKGFPRPEIMGKVYSIAGAHIIGVSVWVPILTILILGALMFIVYRTKIGTAMRAVSTDIDTARLMGVNVDQVISFTFAIGSALAAAGGIMWAFKFPQINPLMGILPGWKAFTAAVVGGIGNITGAMIGGLVIGIAEIMVVAFLPWLSGYRDAFIFVILIAFLLFRPTGLLGESLKEKV from the coding sequence ATGACCTTATCAATATTTGTTCAACAACTTCTGAATGGGATCTCTCTGGGCGGTCTTTACGGCCTCATTGCGATCGGTTATACCATGGTATATGGAATTCTAAGGCTGATAAACTTCGCCCACGGGGACGTCTTTATGCTTGCTACATATTTTGCTTATTATCTTGTGGGAATCTACATGTTGCCATGGTGGCTCGGCATAGCCCTGACTATACTCTTGACTGCCCTGGTGGGCGTCAGCATAGATAGAGTTGCATACAGGCCTCTTAGGAACGCCCCAAGGATATCGGCATTGATTACCGCAGTTGGTGTCTCCTTTCTCATCGAAAACGGGGGCATAGTCGTGCTGGGCGCGAGGCCTAAGGGATTCCCGAGGCCTGAAATAATGGGGAAGGTGTATAGCATCGCCGGTGCACATATCATCGGGGTGTCTGTCTGGGTTCCAATTTTGACTATTCTCATCCTTGGCGCTTTGATGTTCATCGTATATCGAACGAAGATCGGGACCGCCATGCGTGCCGTATCTACCGACATTGATACAGCCAGATTGATGGGGGTGAATGTAGATCAGGTCATCTCGTTCACATTCGCCATCGGGTCAGCCCTGGCAGCAGCAGGCGGCATTATGTGGGCATTTAAGTTCCCCCAGATCAATCCTTTGATGGGCATATTGCCTGGCTGGAAAGCCTTTACCGCGGCAGTCGTGGGCGGCATAGGCAATATCACGGGGGCTATGATCGGGGGGCTTGTCATAGGGATCGCTGAGATCATGGTCGTTGCATTTCTGCCATGGCTTTCCGGCTATAGAGATGCCTTTATCTTTGTGATCCTGATAGCTTTCCTCCTGTTTAGACCTACGGGTCTTCTGGGGGAATCCCTAAAAGAGAAGGTGTAG